Genomic DNA from Sebaldella sp. S0638:
AGTATTATTTCTGTGAAGGATCTGGAGATGATAAAGTCCGGGAATACATCTGATGTTGATAAAAATACGCTGAAATTATGGAAAGACGCAGAGAAAAAAGCTCAAAGCGATGCTAAAAAAAGCGGGCTTAATGTCAAAAATTTTGAAAAGTGGAACGGGTTTGATCTTGCTGTAGATTTTTACAGATTTATGAATGCCGATGAACTGGCATTAAAAAAAGTAAGCAGGGATAGGATAAAAGAATACTCGCTGATTTATCATAATCTGGAAAAGAAGAACAGTACCGATGTGACTGATGATACAGTTAATTATTATTATACCAGACTGTTCAGAGTTATGTATAACTTTACAAATGATACACCAAGTGACAGATTTATAGTGGATTTTAATAAAAAAGAGATTACTGATTTGAGTAAAAATACAAACAGAATGAAATAAGAGGGAAGGCAGCAGGTGGAAGATATAATTATTTAGAGATCTGATAAAGAACAAACTAAATTAGATAATTATATGCATAATAAAACTTAATAATATGTACTGTGGAATATACTGATAAAGTTTTTACAGTACAGTACCAGTTTACACGCTATTTAATTAAAATAATAATTGAAAAATACTCCGGACATAATTGGCACTCTGACTTGTGAATACAGGAAAGGGGACAAGTGTTTTGGCATCGGCAGCTGTACGCTGCAGCCAAAACGTTGATATACAAAATGAAGTATAGTTAATTTTGCTTGGAGTTTTTAATATTTTGGGAGGTAACAAGGTATGAAAAAGTTTAGAAATTATGTAATAATGGGATTAGTGTCAATGCTATCTATTTTCTTAATTAGTTGTTCGCAGAAAGGGGATACGGGAGCTGGGGGGACAACTGACAGTGGACAGAAAAAAATAAAGGTGGGAGTATCAATAGCCAATTTTGATGATACTTTCCTTACTTATATGATGGACGGTATGAAAAAAGCGGCTGAAAAAGAAGGCGATATAGACTTGGAATTCGTTGATGCAAAAGAAGATATCGCAAAACAGATGAATCAGGTGGAAAACTTCGTAACTCAGGGAAAAGATGTAATAATAGTCGTACCGGTAGATACAAGTGCAGCAGATCCTATGACTAATGCAGCTGTAACTAACGGTACAAAGATTGTATATGTAAACAGAAATCCGGGAAATCTTCCTGACGGTGCTTTTTATGTAGGATCAGAAGAGAAAAAAGCCGGAGTAATGCAGATGGAATATCTGGCAGAAAAAATGGGCGGAAAAGGTAATATAGTTATTCTTATGGGAAAACTGGATAATGAGGGTACTATAAAAAGAACTGAAGGTGTAGAAGAAATAGTTAAGAAATATCCTGATATAAAAATTCTGGATAAACAAACAGGTTTATGGCAGAGAACTGACGGAATGGCTAAAACTGAAAACTGGCTGAACAAATATGGAAATGAGATTACTGCGATAGTGTCTAATAATGATGATATGGCTCTTGGAGCAGTTCAGGCATTAAAAGATTCAGGTAAAAAAGGTATATTTGTAATAGGTGTGGATGCAACACCAGACGGACTTGCCGCGCTTGAAGCAGGTGATATCACTGCGACTGTGTTCCAGGATGCTGACGGACAGGGCGGAGGAGCAGTAGAAGTAGCGAAAAAAGCGGCTAAAGGTGAAACAGTAGTAAAGGAAACTTGGGTTCCATTCAAATTGGTGACTCCTGAAAATATAAATGAATTCAAAAAGTAACTTTTGTTAAATTTCCGGCTGTCTTTGCAAAAGAAGACAGCCGGGGAAAAATCATTTATTATTGTTAGGAGGGATTTTGAATTGGAAGAGAGAAGAATACTGGAAATGCGTGGTATCAGCAAGGAATTTCCGGGAGTAAAAGCTTTGGATAATGTGGAACTTACACTGCACAGAGGAAGAGTGTGTGCTTTGATGGGAGAAAACGGAGCGGGAAAGTCGACTTTGATGAAAGTGCTTCTTGGTATTTATACTCCCAACAGCGGAAAGATAACTTTCAGAGGTGAGGAAGTAGTAATAAAAAATCCTCATGAAGCTTTGAATATGGGGATTTCTATGATACATCAGGAGCTGAATCCTGTAATAGACAGAAGTATAATGGAGAATATATGGCTTGGACGTGAACCTTTGAGAGGAAAAGTGGGGCTTGTAGATCATAAGAAGATGTACAGCGATACCGAAAAGCTCTTGCAGGAACTGGAACTGGATTTAGACCCTAAAGAAAAAATGAGAAACCTCACTGTGGCACAGATGCAGATGGTGGAAATCGTAAAAGCTGTTTCTTATAATTCGGAAATAGTAATAATGGATGAACCGACTTCTTCGCTTACTTCTAAGGAAGTGGAGCATCTTTTCAGAATAATAGAAAAATTAAAGGAACAAAATAAAGCAATAGTGTATATTTCACATAAAATGGATGAAATATACAGAATATCTGATGATATAACTATTTTTAGAGACGGAAAATATATAGGGACATATGAGGCAAAGGATGTAAGCAGAGAACAGCTTATAAATCTTATGGTAGGAAGAGAAATAAAAGACATGTTTCCGAAAACAGAATGTACTATTGGAGATGTAAAAGTAAAGGTAGAAAATCTTTCAGCGGGAAATGTCTTTGAAAATATAAATTTTGAAGTAAAAAAAGGTGAGATACTAGGCTTTGCAGGACTTGTGGGCTCTGGAAGAACAGAGGTAATGGAGACTCTTTTTGGAGTGCGGAGAAAAAGCGGCGGAAAAGTAACAATAGATAATAAAGAAGTAGAAATAAATACTCCAAATGACGGAATAAAGAACAAAATAGCAATGCTTACCGAGGACAGAAGAGATACAGGGATTTTTCCCATGCTTTCGGTAAAGGATAATATTGTTATTTCCAATATGGATTTATACTTACGCGGAATATTACTGAATAATAAAAAAATACAAAAAGACTGTGAAAAATATAAGAATGAAATAAGAATAAAAACTCCGAGCATAACAGAACAGATAAAAAACCTGAGCGGGGGAAACCAGCAGAAAGTCCTTATAGCAAGATGGCTTCTTACAGAGCCGGAAATACTTATACTGGACGAACCGACAAGAGGTATAGACGTAGGTGCAAAATCAGAGATTCATTCGCTTATATCTACTCTGGCAGGTCAGGGAAAATCAATAATACTGATATCGTCAGAACTTCCTGAGATTCTTGGAATGAGTGACAGAATAGTAGTTATGCACGAAGGGAAGATAACAGGTATTTTAAACAGGGGAGAAGCTACCCAGGAACTTATTATGAAGTATGCGACTGGAAATGTTCCGGCATAAAGGAGGAAATTATGGAAGATATGATTAAATACGAAAAAAAAGCAACTAATATAGATTTTAAAAAATTAATGTCGAGGTATGGGATATATTTGATCCTGTTATTTATGATAGTGGTAATAAGTATGATGAGGCCGGTATTTTTGAGTCAGAAGAATCTTTTGAATGTGGTGAGACAGGTCTCTGTAATTGGTCTGATTTCACTGGGAGTCACTCTGGCGATAATAGCTAAGGGTATAGATCTTTCATCAGGGTCTGTACTTGCACTTGCAGGGGTTATCGCTGCGAGTCTTGCACAGACAGTAGGATGGGCTCAGAAAATGTATCCTGGTCTGGGTGCAGTTCCTGTAATTGTCCCTATAATTGCCGCTTTGGCAGTGGGAAGTCTTTGCGGTCTGATAAACGGCGGTCTTATAGCAACCACAGGGATCCCGCCTTTTATAGCAACACTGGGAATGATGGTGGCAGCAAGAGGAGCGGCTCTTCTGTATACAGACGGAAGACCGGTAAGTTCGCTTACACCTTCATATCAGTTTATAGGTCAGGGATATGTCTTGGGGATTCCGGTTCCCGTACTTATATACCTTGTTATGATAGGGATTACATGGGTAATGCTTAATTATACCAGATTTGGAAAAAACGTATATGCAATAGGCGGTAACATAAACGCAGCAGAAGTATCAGGGGTAAAAGTAAAGAAAAATATAATAATGATATATCTGTATGCAGGATTGCTGGCAGGGTTAGCCGGATTGGTTCTTACTGCAAGGGTAAATACAGGACAGCCCGGAATGGGTGTTTCATACGAACTTGATGCTATAGCAGCCACTACAATAGGAGGAACAAGTCATTCAGGAGGTATAGGTACAATAGGCGGGGCCTTTGCAGGGGCTTTGATACTCGGAGTTCTAAATAACGGGCTTGATCTTTTGGGAGTCTCGGCATACTGGCAGCAAATAATCAAAGGTGCAATAATAGTCGGGGCAGTTGTTATAGATATGAGAAAACACGCTAAGAAAGCATAGCAGGAGGTATATATGGAGAAAGTAAAAATAGGTGTGATCGGTCTGGGGAGACTAGGTTACAAACATGCTGAAAATCTGGCTTTCAAAATTCCGAATGCTGAGCTTACTGCTGTGTGTGCAATGGAGGAAGACAGACTGGAACAGGTGAAAAAAGACTGGGGAGTACCATATACATATAAAAACTTTGATGACATGATAAAGAATAATGAACTGGATGCAGTCCTTATAGCATCGCCTTCGGGACTTCATACAGACCAGATATCAAAAGCTCTCGCAGCGGGTCTGCATGTATTTTCTGAAAAACCTCTCGGTACAACAGTGGAGGAGTGTAAGGAAGCAGAAAAAGCAGTGGAGAAATACCAAGATAAAGTATTTATGCTCGGATTTATGAGAAGATATGACGCTTCATATAAATATGCAAAAGAAAAGATAGACAGCGGGGAAATAGGCGTACCTATATTGTTTAGAGCTTACAGCCAGGATCCTGAAAGATTTATAGAAGGTGCCATTGCTTATGCAGGACACAGCGGCGGTCAGTTTATAGATATGTCTGTACATGATATTGATCTGGCAAGATGGTATCTCGGGGCAGAACCCGAGGAAGTCTATGCTATAGGAGGGTGCTATGCCCATCCTGAGTTTGCACAGTATAAAGACGGAGATAATGTATCTGCCCTTATGAAATTCAAGAATGGTGCAATGGCATTTTTATTCGCAGGAAGGACAGCACCTCACGGTTATAATGTGGAAACCGAAATTATAGGAACAAAAGGAATCCTGAGAATAGGAAGTGTTCCGCAGAAAAATATGGTAGAAATACTTGATAACAGCGGTGTGAGAAAGGAATGTTCACAGGACTTTCTTGAAAGATTCGAGGAATCTTATCTGAATGAAGTAAATGAGTTTATAAACTGTATCATTGAGAAAAGAAAACCAGGTGTTACGGTATATGACGGAACTAAAACCACAGAAATAGCATATAAATGTAAAGAAGCTTTTGAAAGTGGTGAATTAACAAAAATATAGCGGAATGCAGCTTCTGTATTCTGGAAAATACCAGAAGTTTCGCATAATTTCTATATTTGCAGTATTCTATCCTTTGATAGCCGGAAAACGGCGAACAGGAAGGTACTTTATAAAGTATCTTCCTGTTTTTATGCATATGGAATAATATATAAACTGTAAGTATTTTAAAATTTATAATTCTAATTTAAATATTAGATTAAATTTTTAATATTATTATGATATTAAAACAATGGGAAATTATATATGTAAAAATAAAAAAAAATAAAAGTAAGAATTGCTTTGGATTAATAAATAAAAGGTGTTTTTTAAAAAAATGAAATTGGACGAGTGTAAAGTATTTTTCAAAAATACTGAAAAAACTGTGTTTCTAAAGAATTAAATCTTTACTTTTAAAATCAGATGTGCTAGAATAAAGTAAGATTTGGCTTCTACAATATATTCAAAAGAAGGCTTGTGTAAGGCCTTTTTTTGTTTTATAAAAAAATATTGTTTAAAAGACTACTAAATATAAGAAAATTATACTATATAATTTTAATGTTTTTAATTAAAATCAATGAAATCAATGCTTTTATTATATTTGTTATTGCTTTAAATTAAAAAAGTTGCCATTTCGTCGCCAAGTTAAAAAAATGGCGACGTTTTTTATTTTAGAATTTTCTCAAAAATATTTACAGTATTTTCAGACATTTTTTTAGTAGCATGTGAGTATACATCAAGAGT
This window encodes:
- a CDS encoding sugar ABC transporter ATP-binding protein, whose translation is MRGISKEFPGVKALDNVELTLHRGRVCALMGENGAGKSTLMKVLLGIYTPNSGKITFRGEEVVIKNPHEALNMGISMIHQELNPVIDRSIMENIWLGREPLRGKVGLVDHKKMYSDTEKLLQELELDLDPKEKMRNLTVAQMQMVEIVKAVSYNSEIVIMDEPTSSLTSKEVEHLFRIIEKLKEQNKAIVYISHKMDEIYRISDDITIFRDGKYIGTYEAKDVSREQLINLMVGREIKDMFPKTECTIGDVKVKVENLSAGNVFENINFEVKKGEILGFAGLVGSGRTEVMETLFGVRRKSGGKVTIDNKEVEINTPNDGIKNKIAMLTEDRRDTGIFPMLSVKDNIVISNMDLYLRGILLNNKKIQKDCEKYKNEIRIKTPSITEQIKNLSGGNQQKVLIARWLLTEPEILILDEPTRGIDVGAKSEIHSLISTLAGQGKSIILISSELPEILGMSDRIVVMHEGKITGILNRGEATQELIMKYATGNVPA
- a CDS encoding ABC transporter permease — its product is MEDMIKYEKKATNIDFKKLMSRYGIYLILLFMIVVISMMRPVFLSQKNLLNVVRQVSVIGLISLGVTLAIIAKGIDLSSGSVLALAGVIAASLAQTVGWAQKMYPGLGAVPVIVPIIAALAVGSLCGLINGGLIATTGIPPFIATLGMMVAARGAALLYTDGRPVSSLTPSYQFIGQGYVLGIPVPVLIYLVMIGITWVMLNYTRFGKNVYAIGGNINAAEVSGVKVKKNIIMIYLYAGLLAGLAGLVLTARVNTGQPGMGVSYELDAIAATTIGGTSHSGGIGTIGGAFAGALILGVLNNGLDLLGVSAYWQQIIKGAIIVGAVVIDMRKHAKKA
- the iolG gene encoding inositol 2-dehydrogenase; translated protein: MEKVKIGVIGLGRLGYKHAENLAFKIPNAELTAVCAMEEDRLEQVKKDWGVPYTYKNFDDMIKNNELDAVLIASPSGLHTDQISKALAAGLHVFSEKPLGTTVEECKEAEKAVEKYQDKVFMLGFMRRYDASYKYAKEKIDSGEIGVPILFRAYSQDPERFIEGAIAYAGHSGGQFIDMSVHDIDLARWYLGAEPEEVYAIGGCYAHPEFAQYKDGDNVSALMKFKNGAMAFLFAGRTAPHGYNVETEIIGTKGILRIGSVPQKNMVEILDNSGVRKECSQDFLERFEESYLNEVNEFINCIIEKRKPGVTVYDGTKTTEIAYKCKEAFESGELTKI
- a CDS encoding sugar ABC transporter substrate-binding protein, with translation MKKFRNYVIMGLVSMLSIFLISCSQKGDTGAGGTTDSGQKKIKVGVSIANFDDTFLTYMMDGMKKAAEKEGDIDLEFVDAKEDIAKQMNQVENFVTQGKDVIIVVPVDTSAADPMTNAAVTNGTKIVYVNRNPGNLPDGAFYVGSEEKKAGVMQMEYLAEKMGGKGNIVILMGKLDNEGTIKRTEGVEEIVKKYPDIKILDKQTGLWQRTDGMAKTENWLNKYGNEITAIVSNNDDMALGAVQALKDSGKKGIFVIGVDATPDGLAALEAGDITATVFQDADGQGGGAVEVAKKAAKGETVVKETWVPFKLVTPENINEFKK